One window of the Triticum dicoccoides isolate Atlit2015 ecotype Zavitan chromosome 3B, WEW_v2.0, whole genome shotgun sequence genome contains the following:
- the LOC119277833 gene encoding probable carboxylesterase 16: MPSVGVKIYSVFFKLLLRHRLQSLAAAAAADGGGGDGDAAAFGVSCRADEATAPANPAFSAADGVASKDLHIDPNSALSVRIFLPTPPPHHPHLLHPRRASDPAAGQAGAPYRGYLPHAVSSPRAAASARRRLPIVVQFHGGGFVTGSNCSASNDAFCRRVAKFCDAIVVAVGYRLAPESRYPAAFDDGVRVLRWIAKQANLAMMSKVGGGVDTFGASTVEPWIAAHGDPARCVLLGVSCGANIADFVTRKAVEDAKQFDPVKVVAQVLMYPFFIGSVPTHSEIRLANSYFYDKSTCLLAWRLLLSEKEFSLDHPAANPLAPGRGGPPLKCMPPTLTIVAEHDCMRDRAIAYSEELRKVNVDAPVLDYKDTVHEFATLDVFLKTPQAQACAEDIAIWMKKYISLRGHEFSY, from the exons ATGCCGAGCGTCGGCGTGAAGATCTACAGCGTCTTCTTCAAGCTGCTCCTGCGCCACCGCCTCCAGTCgctcgccgccgcggccgccgccgacgggggcggcggggacggcgacgcGGCCGCCTTCGGGGTCTCCTGCCGCGCCGACGAGGCCACGGCGCCGGCCAACCCGGccttctccgccgccgacggggtcGCCTCCAAGGACCTGCACATCGACCCCAACTCGGCGCTCTCCGTCCGCATCTTcctccccacgccgccgccgcaccacccgcacctcctccacccgcgccgcgCCAGCGACCCCGCCGCCGGCCAggcgggcgcgccctacaggggctaCCTCCCGCACGCCGTCTCCTCCCCGCGGGCCGCCGCCTCCGCGCGCCGCAGGCTGCCCATCGTCGTGCAGTTCCACGGCGGCGGCTTCGTCACGGGGAGCAACTGCTCCGCCTCCAACGACGCCTTCTGCCGGAGGGTCGCCAAGTTCTGCGACGCCATCGTCGTCGCCGTCGGCTACAGGCTCGCGCCCGAGAGCCGCTACCCCGCCGCCTTTGATGACGGGGTCAGGGTGCTTAGGTGGATCGCCAAGCAGGCCAATCTCGCCATGATGAGCAAGGTTGGGGGCGGGGTGGACACGTTCGGTGCCTCCACCGTCGAGCCCTGGATCGCCGCACATGGTGATCCGGCAAG ATGTGTCCTACTTGGTGTAAGCTGTGGTGCCAACATTGCTGATTTTGTCACTAGGAAAGCGGTGGAAGATGCAAAGCAATTTGACCCAGTCAAGGTCGTAGCACAGGTTCTGATGTATCCCTTCTTCATAGGAAGTGTTCCAACACACTCGGAAATAAGGCTTGCGAACTCGTACTTCTACGACAAATCCACATGCTTACTTGCCTGGAGATTACTTTTATCAGAGAAAGAGTTCAGCTTGGACCATCCTGCTGCCAACCCCCTGGCCCCTGGCAGAGGAGGACCCCCACTGAAATGCATGCCCCCAACATTGACGATCGTTGCGGAACACGACTGTATGAGAGACAGAGCAATTGCTTACTCCGAGGAACTCCGCAAGGTAAATGTGGATGCGCCAGTCCTGGACTACAAAGATACAGTCCATGAGTTCGCAACACTCGATGTGTTCCTCAAGACACCACAGGCTCAGGCCTGTGCCGAAGATATTGCCATATGGATGAAGAAATACATATCCCTGAGAGGGCACGAGTTCTCGTATTAG